One window of the Polypterus senegalus isolate Bchr_013 chromosome 18, ASM1683550v1, whole genome shotgun sequence genome contains the following:
- the LOC120518673 gene encoding homeobox protein six1b: MSMLPSFGFTQEQVACVCEVLQQGGNLERLGRFLWSLPACDHLHKNESVLKAKAVVAFHRGNFRELYKILESHQFSPHNHPKLQQLWLKAHYVEAEKLRGRPLGAVGKYRVRRKFPLPRTIWDGEETSYCFKEKSRGVLREWYTHNPYPSPREKRELAEATGLTTTQVSNWFKNRRQRDRAAEAKERENSENNNSGGSKQNQLSPLDGAKSLMSSSEDDFSPPQSPDQNSVLLLQGNMNHSGGSTYPMSSLQGHPHQLQDSLLGPLTSSLVDLGS, translated from the exons ATGTCCATGCTGCCCTCGTTTGGGTTTACCCAGGAGCAAGTGGCCTGCGTGTGTGAGGTACTTCAACAGGGGGGCAATTTGGAACGACTGGGTCGCTTTTTGTGGTCCCTGCCAGCATGCGATCACCTGCACAAGAACGAGAGTGTTCTCAAAGCTAAGGCAGTGGTGGCTTTCCACCGGGGAAACTTCCGAGAGCTCTACAAAATATTAGAGAGTCACCAGTTTTCGCCGCACAATCATCCCAAACTCCAGCAGCTTTGGCTGAAGGCTCACTACGTGGAGGCGGAAAAGTTGCGAGGCAGACCTTTGGGTGCAGTGGGCAAGTACAGAGTGCGGAGAAAATTCCCGCTGCCCAGGACCATTTGGGACGGGGAGGAAACGAGTTACTGCTTTAAGGAAAAGTCCCGGGGGGTTCTGAGGGAATGGTACACCCACAATCCGTACCCGTCGCCCCGGGAGAAGAGAGAACTGGCCGAGGCCACTGGACTAACAACCACGCAGGTTAGCAACTGGTTCAAGAACAGAAGGCAGCGAGATCGCGCCGCCGAGGCGAAAGAACG ggagaacagtgAGAACAATAATTCAGGAGGCAGTAAACAGAACCAGCTGTCCCCTCTGGATGGGGCCAAGTCCCTGATGTCAAGCTCTGAAGATGACTTCTCTCCACCGCAAAGCCCTGATCAGAACTCGGTCCTGCTGCTACAGGGGAACATGAATCACAGTGGGGGCTCCACGTACCCAATGAGCAGCCTTCAAGGACATCCACACCAGCTGCAGGACTCTCTTCTTGGACCCCTCACATCCAGTCTGGTGGATCTTGGCTCCTAA